The window TTACCAATCCCTTTATTGTGACAGAGGTTTATATTAAAGAAAATAACAGATGGAAGCTAGGATCTCTTTCTTTTACCAAGGTTAACACCCCAGGTGGGCCACGTTAAATCTGAGGAGAACCTATGAAACGATAGTAAAACCGGCTTGCTTGATTAGCCCGATATGAATATAACATGATGAAGATAAGGATAGACATAATTTTAGCAGCAGCTTTGCTATCGCTTAGCTCAATTACCGTAAGAGGCCAGCGGCAGAAGTCCACAAAGCCTTTAGTTATTGCCGGGCAGGGAAGCTTTGCAATTGGCGGAAAAACGAATTTGACTCAAGGCGTCTTCGATGTTAAAAATGCCCTCAAACCAGATGGGCAGACTTTTCATGGCGACCATGCCTATGTATTTTATCAGCGTCCTGTTAAAGCACATAAATATCCACTGGTTTTCTTGCACGGTGCCGGGCAATCAAAAAAGACCTGGGAAACTACTCCAGATGGGCGTGAAGGCTTTCAGACTTTATTCTTAAGACGTGGATTCGGAGTTTATCTCCTGGATCAACCTCGCCGGGGTGAAGCAGGAAAAAGCATGGTTGCAGCCAATGTTGCACCAACTGCTGATGAACAATTCTGGTTTACACAGTTCAGGATTGGTAATTATCCCGAATATTTTCCTGGGGTACAATTTCCCAGAGATTCTGCATCTCTTGAGCAATTCTACAGGCAAATGACCCCGAATACCGGCCCGTTTGATGCTACTGTAGTGAGTGAAGCTGTTTCAGCACTGTTCGATAAAATTGGCAGCAGTATTCTGATAACCCATTCTCAGGGTGGCGGTCCAGGTTGGCTAACAGGAATCAAAAATGATAAGGTAAAAGCTATAGTTGCCTATGAGCCGTACAGCGGTTTTTTGTTCCCTGCCGGAGAACTGCCTGCGCCAATTTCATCTGCGGGGCTTTTTGGAGCGTTGAAAGGGACTGAAATTCCGCTTGCTGATTTTAAAAAGCTGACGAGGATGCCGATTGTGATTTACTATGGAGATAACATTGCCGATTCTCCGACATCTGTATGGAACAAGGATCACTGGCGTTCGGGCCTTGAAATAGCCAGACTTTGGGCAAAGACGATCAATAAACATGGCGGTGATGCTGAGGTAGTTCACCTGCCTGAAATCGGAATCAAGGGCAATACCCACTTTCCTTTTTCTGACCTGAACAACATTGCCGTGGCTGATGTTTTATCAAACTGGCTAAAGAAAAAAGGATTGGATAGGTAATACAGGTAGTTTTTTCGGTAATCTGTCTACTTTATTGCTTTTCATCTTGCCGAAATTTGTAATCAGAAACTAAGTGCAGATGAAAAGAACAGGAAAATACTTTATAATGCTAAGCGTGCTAATCAGTCTGATGACAGCATGTTTAAAGGCACAGAATCATACGGGTAATAAGCCGGTATTTACAGATCAGAAGATTCTGATTGTTTACCTGTCGCGGACCGGAAACACCAAAGCTGTTGCACACATGATTCAAAAGTATACAGGAGGCAGGCTGATGGCAATCGAACTGGAAAAACCTTACCCGGAAAACTACCGGCAAACAGTAGATCAGGTGGCGCGCGAAAATGAATCCGGCTTTTTGCCTCCATTAAGCACAAAAGTTGATAGCATTGAAAGCTATGATGTAATATTTGTAGGTTTCCCCACCTGGGGCATGCAGCTGCCTCCGCCTATGAAAAGTTTTCTCAATAGTTACAAGCTAAAAGGCAAACAGATTATTCCTTTTAATACTAATGGAGGTTATGGTATAGGCAGTAGCTTTGAAAAAATAAAAGCGCTTTGTCCTGATAGCAAAGTGATGGATGGATTTACCGTAACTGGTGGATCTGAACGGAATGGGAAGTTACTGATGATTGTTGGTGCCAAAGCCGTTGAGGTTGAAGCTGAAGTAATCAAATGGTTAAGTCGGATTGGCTTTACAAAATGAGGAAATAAAAAAATATTATGAAAAGATTCGTTTATAAAGTTCCGGTGTTGGTAATGCTGTTCATGAGTACAGTGGTTTATTCAAAAAACAGTGTTAAAGATACAACGCTCAGTATGAAGCAACAAAGCCTGATTAGCATTGCTTCAGTTGCAGCAAAGGGTGATCTTGCCAAACTGGAGTTAGCGTTAAATTCAGGACTGGATAATGGCCTGACTATTAACCAGGCTAGAGAAGTATTGGTTCATTTGTATGCTTATTGCGGTTTCCCAAGAAGTTTGAGAGGTCTTCAAACACTCATTACTGTAGTCGATCGGCGTAAAAACAGGGGAATTGTTGATCAGCAAGGACCAGAGGCATCGAGAATTGAAAGTGCAGAAACCAAATATGAAAGAGGGAGAAAGAATCTGGAGCAGCTTAGAGGAGTGCCGGAAAAGGAAACAAAAACCGGATATGCGGCGTTTGCGCCAGAGATTGAAGTGTTTCTAAAAGAACATCTCTTTGCTGATCTGTTTGAACGTGATGTGTTGACTTTTGCCGAAAGAGAACTGGTTACAGTTTCTGTGCTGGCAAGCATCGGTGGAGTTGAGCCAATGTTAAAGTCACATCTGGGCATCTGTCTGAACCTCGGAATCACGAGTGGCCAATTGCAGCAGTTTGTTGATCTTATTAAACTTAGCGTTGGTAAGAAGGAAGCGAAAGGAGCTGGGGCTGTTCTGCAAGAAGTACTGGAAATAAAAAAGTAAAACTGAAATGAAGATAATGAAAAACAAAACAACGATAGCTGCGCTATTGATATCATCTTTTGCTGCAACGGAGTTGAATGGACAAACAATGGCAAAAGTGCAGGAGAAAAATCCGTTTACTTTGGTGTATGCTGGTGCTATTTCTAAAAATGAAAAAGGAAAGGTGAACATTTATCCGGTAAAATATAAACTTAATGGTATCGAAATTGCCGCTAATGTGTATACTCCAGCTGGGTTTAATACATCAAAACATTACGCAGCGGTAGTGGTAGCGCATCCTAATGGCGGAATAAAAGAGCAAACCGCAGGACTTTATGCACAGCGTTTGGCAGAAGCAGGTTATGTTACGATTGCTGCTGATGCTGCTTACCAGGGAGCGAGTGGTGGACTGCCACGTCATATTGATAAACCAGCAAGCCGTATAGAAGATATACGTGGCATGGCAGATTACATCAGCCAATACGCTGGAGTTGATGCCAACCGTTTAGGAGTATTGGGTATATGTGGAGGAGGAGGATACGCACTAAAAGCATCCCAATCCGACAAACGCTTTAAGGCTGTAGCTACCTTAAGTATGTTCAACTCAGGCGAGGTGAGAAGAAATGGCTTTCAAAATTCGCAAATTGCAACCATTCAAGAGCGCTTAAAGCAAGCATCTGATGCCCGTGCCCAGGAATCAGCAGGAGGTAAGATTATTTATGCGGGCGTTTCCAGCGTCAGCGATCAAGAAATTGCAAAAACCAAAACAGATCTTTACCGGGAGGGATTTGAGTATTATTACCGTACACATGCCCATCCAAACTCAACTTTCCTATATACCATGAGCAGCCTGCTAGATTTGATGACCTGGGATGCTTCTACTGGCATGGATCTCATCAATCAGCCTCTGTTGATGA is drawn from Pedobacter sp. HDW13 and contains these coding sequences:
- a CDS encoding alpha/beta fold hydrolase encodes the protein MMKIRIDIILAAALLSLSSITVRGQRQKSTKPLVIAGQGSFAIGGKTNLTQGVFDVKNALKPDGQTFHGDHAYVFYQRPVKAHKYPLVFLHGAGQSKKTWETTPDGREGFQTLFLRRGFGVYLLDQPRRGEAGKSMVAANVAPTADEQFWFTQFRIGNYPEYFPGVQFPRDSASLEQFYRQMTPNTGPFDATVVSEAVSALFDKIGSSILITHSQGGGPGWLTGIKNDKVKAIVAYEPYSGFLFPAGELPAPISSAGLFGALKGTEIPLADFKKLTRMPIVIYYGDNIADSPTSVWNKDHWRSGLEIARLWAKTINKHGGDAEVVHLPEIGIKGNTHFPFSDLNNIAVADVLSNWLKKKGLDR
- a CDS encoding flavodoxin; translation: MKRTGKYFIMLSVLISLMTACLKAQNHTGNKPVFTDQKILIVYLSRTGNTKAVAHMIQKYTGGRLMAIELEKPYPENYRQTVDQVARENESGFLPPLSTKVDSIESYDVIFVGFPTWGMQLPPPMKSFLNSYKLKGKQIIPFNTNGGYGIGSSFEKIKALCPDSKVMDGFTVTGGSERNGKLLMIVGAKAVEVEAEVIKWLSRIGFTK
- a CDS encoding carboxymuconolactone decarboxylase family protein — translated: MKRFVYKVPVLVMLFMSTVVYSKNSVKDTTLSMKQQSLISIASVAAKGDLAKLELALNSGLDNGLTINQAREVLVHLYAYCGFPRSLRGLQTLITVVDRRKNRGIVDQQGPEASRIESAETKYERGRKNLEQLRGVPEKETKTGYAAFAPEIEVFLKEHLFADLFERDVLTFAERELVTVSVLASIGGVEPMLKSHLGICLNLGITSGQLQQFVDLIKLSVGKKEAKGAGAVLQEVLEIKK
- a CDS encoding alpha/beta hydrolase yields the protein MKNKTTIAALLISSFAATELNGQTMAKVQEKNPFTLVYAGAISKNEKGKVNIYPVKYKLNGIEIAANVYTPAGFNTSKHYAAVVVAHPNGGIKEQTAGLYAQRLAEAGYVTIAADAAYQGASGGLPRHIDKPASRIEDIRGMADYISQYAGVDANRLGVLGICGGGGYALKASQSDKRFKAVATLSMFNSGEVRRNGFQNSQIATIQERLKQASDARAQESAGGKIIYAGVSSVSDQEIAKTKTDLYREGFEYYYRTHAHPNSTFLYTMSSLLDLMTWDASTGMDLINQPLLMIAGSKADTKYMTDEVFVKATNAKNKELFVLDGATHIQTYWKPEYVSLALSKLVQFYQTNL